One Deinococcus sp. JMULE3 genomic window, GCGCCGAACGAGTGTCTTCGCTCCTGACGGTCGTCAGCGTCGCCTTCATCTGGGCGTGCGTGACGGGCGAGGTCGTAGCACGTCGAACGGCGACCAAAGTAAAGAAACACGGACACCGTGCGGTGTCCGTGTTTCGACTCGGGCTTGATCATCTCCAAGATCTTCTGCTGCATCCGTCCGGCGCATCCTGGCGCGCCTTGAGCACACTCATGCCCCGTTTTGAGGGGTAGTCAGGGAAAGGCCTCATCTCCGCCGCTCCTCGAGTAGCTCGCGTGCCAGCTCCGTCACAGCCTCGTCGTCATCCAAAGTCGCTTCCAAGAGCACGTCGTCGACGCTCACGTCTTTGATCATCGCAAGCGGAAGAAGTGCCGCTTGTTTGACACTCGACCCAGCTGGCGAGTGCAGCAGTTGTTGGAGGGCAAGGAGAGATGACGCGTCACCCCACCCCTCCAAAAGCCAGCACGCATGTATCTTCAAATCATCCGGGAAAGGTGCGATGAGCACCTCATTCAAGAAGGAGGTCGGGGCGTCCCCAACGATCATGCGACCGACATCCAGCGCCTCTTCCTGGTCCTGCCCTTGAGTTTCTTGCATGCGGCGCCAAGCGAGACTCAGCGCCTCCTGCCGAGACTTGTCGTCCAGAACC contains:
- a CDS encoding HEAT repeat domain-containing protein, whose protein sequence is MDSGIAKLVEHLIAARRQGDIGHLITQVRVLDDKSRQEALSLAWRRMQETQGQDQEEALDVGRMIVGDAPTSFLNEVLIAPFPDDLKIHACWLLEGWGDASSLLALQQLLHSPAGSSVKQAALLPLAMIKDVSVDDVLLEATLDDDEAVTELARELLEERRR